A stretch of Cystobacter ferrugineus DNA encodes these proteins:
- a CDS encoding cellulose synthase family protein has translation MTTVEILFLGVYFSVLCVLAVYGSHRYRMAYLYYRHKFKLPTPRGVLAELPRVTIQLPIFNEMYVVERLVEAVCRIDYPRELLEIQVLDDSTDETCAIARACVERQRQKGHDIVYVHRTNRQGYKAGALENGLLTAKGEFIAVFDADFVPGPDFLHRTVPFFADSQVGMVQVRWGHLNRDFSILTQAQSIFLDGHFIIEHTARNRSGCFFNFNGTAGIWRRVTISDAGGWQHDTLTEDLDLSYRAQVKGWQFIFLPDVISPAEVPVDMNAFKSQQHRWAKGSIQTARKLLPMILKSDLPFAVKREAFFHLTNNVAYLLMVVLSALMPLSMVVRFQHGLYGTLFLDLPFFISATASVCVFYVAAQRERGAKGWERFKYLPFLMSLGIGLAINNARAVLEALLGQQSGFTRTPKTGAEGKKVAVIKKSYRGDKTLMPILELTFALYFTGALWFAFEKRIYSSVPFILLFQLGFLYVGMSSLLQGRLRFSESAPAAVVAEEQTRRAA, from the coding sequence ATGACCACCGTCGAGATCCTCTTCTTGGGCGTGTACTTCAGCGTCCTCTGTGTGCTGGCGGTTTACGGGTCGCACCGCTACCGGATGGCGTACCTGTACTACCGTCACAAGTTCAAGCTGCCGACGCCCCGGGGCGTGTTGGCGGAGCTGCCGCGCGTCACCATCCAGCTGCCCATCTTCAATGAGATGTACGTGGTGGAGCGCCTGGTCGAGGCGGTGTGCCGCATCGACTACCCGCGCGAGCTGTTGGAGATCCAGGTCCTGGACGACTCCACGGACGAGACGTGCGCGATTGCCCGGGCGTGTGTGGAGCGCCAGCGGCAGAAGGGGCACGACATCGTCTACGTGCACCGCACCAACCGCCAGGGTTACAAGGCGGGCGCGCTGGAGAACGGCCTGTTGACGGCCAAGGGCGAGTTCATCGCGGTGTTCGACGCGGACTTCGTGCCGGGGCCGGACTTCCTGCACCGCACGGTGCCGTTCTTCGCCGACAGCCAGGTGGGCATGGTGCAGGTGCGCTGGGGCCACCTCAACCGGGACTTCTCCATCCTCACCCAGGCGCAGAGCATCTTCCTGGATGGGCACTTCATCATCGAGCACACCGCGCGCAACCGCTCGGGCTGCTTCTTCAACTTCAACGGCACGGCCGGCATCTGGCGGCGCGTGACGATCTCGGACGCGGGCGGCTGGCAGCACGACACGCTCACCGAGGACCTGGACCTGAGCTACCGCGCGCAGGTGAAGGGCTGGCAGTTCATCTTCCTGCCCGACGTCATCTCCCCGGCCGAGGTGCCGGTGGACATGAACGCCTTCAAGAGCCAGCAGCACCGCTGGGCCAAGGGCTCCATCCAGACGGCGCGCAAGCTGTTGCCGATGATCCTCAAGAGCGACCTGCCCTTCGCCGTCAAGCGCGAGGCCTTCTTCCACCTCACCAACAACGTGGCCTACCTGTTGATGGTGGTGCTCAGCGCGCTCATGCCGCTGTCCATGGTGGTGCGCTTCCAGCACGGGCTCTACGGCACGCTCTTCCTGGACCTGCCCTTCTTCATCAGCGCCACCGCCAGCGTGTGCGTCTTCTACGTGGCCGCCCAGCGCGAGCGCGGCGCCAAGGGCTGGGAGCGCTTCAAGTACCTGCCCTTCCTGATGAGCCTGGGCATCGGCCTGGCCATCAACAACGCCCGGGCGGTGCTCGAGGCGCTGCTGGGTCAGCAGTCCGGCTTCACCCGCACGCCGAAGACCGGCGCCGAGGGCAAGAAGGTCGCCGTCATCAAGAAGAGCTACCGCGGCGACAAGACGCTGATGCCCATCCTGGAGCTCACCTTCGCGCTCTACTTCACCGGCGCGCTCTGGTTCGCCTTCGAGAAGCGCATCTACTCCTCGGTGCCCTTCATCCTGCTGTTCCAGCTCGGCTTCCTCTACGTCGGCATGTCCAGCCTGTTGCAGGGCCGCCTGCGCTTCAGCGAGTCGGCTCCGGCGGCCGTGGTCGCCGAGGAGCAGACCCGCCGCGCGGCCTGA
- a CDS encoding MBL fold metallo-hydrolase, with protein sequence MLTEVSAGPYTIRGISVGGVYTSLQVPELGVVLDAGVPIRSFAGTDRIFLSHGHSDHASALGSLLGIRCLIGKDSPPRVFLPAEIEAPLRETLAVQGRLLRAPLDVETVPMLPGDTAHLGHGLWVRAFRTHHPVPSLGYQFFRRVSKLKPEHQHLPPEEIARGRKAGADLFHEVERLELAYATDTLSRVLETSPEVLDSRVLILECTFLDGKRTVGDAQERSHIHFEEIRARAERFQNESLVLMHFSQAYSPAEVHAVLRAQVPEPLRDKLRIFAPESGRWFG encoded by the coding sequence ATGCTCACCGAGGTCAGCGCGGGGCCCTACACGATTCGAGGCATCTCCGTGGGCGGCGTGTACACGTCGCTGCAGGTGCCGGAGCTGGGCGTGGTGCTCGACGCGGGGGTGCCCATCCGCTCCTTCGCGGGCACGGATCGCATCTTCCTGAGCCATGGTCACTCCGACCACGCGAGTGCCCTGGGCTCGCTGCTCGGTATCCGCTGTCTCATCGGCAAGGACTCGCCCCCGCGCGTGTTCCTCCCCGCGGAGATCGAAGCGCCCCTGCGCGAGACGCTCGCGGTGCAGGGCCGGCTGCTGCGCGCCCCCCTGGACGTGGAGACCGTGCCGATGCTCCCGGGGGACACGGCTCACTTGGGACATGGCCTGTGGGTGCGCGCCTTCCGCACGCACCATCCGGTGCCCTCGCTCGGCTATCAGTTCTTCCGCCGCGTCTCGAAGCTCAAGCCCGAGCACCAGCACCTGCCCCCGGAGGAGATCGCCCGGGGGCGCAAGGCGGGCGCGGACCTGTTCCACGAGGTGGAGCGGCTGGAGCTGGCCTACGCCACCGACACGCTCTCGCGGGTGCTGGAGACGTCTCCCGAGGTGCTCGACAGCCGGGTGCTCATCCTCGAGTGCACGTTCCTCGACGGCAAGCGCACGGTGGGGGATGCCCAGGAGCGCTCGCACATCCACTTCGAGGAAATTCGCGCGCGGGCGGAGCGCTTCCAGAACGAGTCCCTGGTGTTGATGCACTTCAGCCAGGCCTACAGCCCCGCCGAGGTGCACGCCGTCCTCCGGGCACAGGTGCCCGAGCCGTTGCGGGACAAACTGCGCATCTTCGCCCCCGAGTCGGGACGCTGGTTCGGGTGA
- a CDS encoding deoxyhypusine synthase family protein, with translation MSDAQLPVLDFVLSNYKNFNARATRDALLAYWRHIAAGGRMFWAVAGAMSSAQLGITLAPAIRAGLIHGLSVTGANLEESLFRLVAHHSYKDFPDYRYFTKEKDTQILADRMRRVTDTSIPEDEAFRAVEKIIVPMWQRATKGGERRFWHEYFYEVIQAIDPSAHEGNPEECWLLAAARAKLPIVVPGYEDSTFGNIFASYVRSGECHASIVKSGIEYMADFYDRYQELSSGEGIGFFQIGGGIAGDFPICVVPSIKYDLAQPVKPWAYFCQISDSTTSYGSYSGATPNEKITWDKLTETTPMFVIESDATIVVPLVLRALLECKRHPAEAEALIARHMGSR, from the coding sequence ATGTCCGACGCCCAGCTCCCCGTCCTCGACTTCGTCCTGAGCAACTACAAGAACTTCAACGCCCGCGCCACGCGCGACGCGCTCCTCGCCTACTGGCGCCACATCGCCGCGGGGGGCCGCATGTTCTGGGCCGTGGCCGGGGCCATGTCCTCCGCCCAGCTCGGCATCACCCTCGCCCCCGCCATCCGCGCCGGCCTCATCCACGGCCTCTCCGTCACTGGCGCCAACCTCGAGGAGTCGCTCTTCCGGCTCGTCGCGCACCACAGCTACAAGGACTTCCCGGACTATCGCTACTTCACCAAGGAGAAGGACACGCAGATCCTCGCCGACCGGATGCGCCGCGTCACCGACACGAGCATCCCCGAGGACGAGGCGTTCCGCGCCGTCGAGAAGATCATCGTGCCCATGTGGCAGCGCGCCACCAAGGGCGGCGAGCGCCGCTTCTGGCACGAGTACTTCTACGAGGTCATCCAGGCCATCGATCCCTCGGCCCACGAGGGCAACCCCGAGGAGTGCTGGCTGCTCGCGGCCGCGCGCGCGAAGCTGCCCATCGTCGTGCCGGGCTACGAGGACTCCACCTTCGGCAACATCTTCGCCTCGTACGTGCGCTCGGGCGAGTGCCACGCCAGCATCGTCAAGTCCGGCATCGAGTACATGGCGGATTTCTACGACCGCTACCAGGAGCTCTCCTCGGGCGAGGGCATCGGCTTCTTCCAGATCGGCGGTGGCATCGCCGGGGACTTCCCCATCTGCGTCGTGCCGTCCATCAAGTACGACCTCGCCCAGCCGGTGAAGCCGTGGGCGTACTTCTGCCAGATCAGCGACTCGACGACCTCGTACGGCTCGTACTCCGGCGCCACGCCCAACGAGAAGATCACCTGGGACAAGCTCACCGAGACCACGCCCATGTTCGTCATCGAGTCGGATGCGACGATCGTCGTGCCGCTCGTGCTCCGCGCGCTGCTCGAGTGCAAGCGCCACCCCGCCGAGGCGGAGGCGCTCATCGCCCGGCACATGGGCTCGCGCTGA
- a CDS encoding pirin family protein, which produces MMIVRNSEARGHANHGWLDSHHTFSFGDYYDPSAMGFRSLRVINEDRVAPRSGFGAHPHRDMEIITYVLDGQLEHRDSMGSVGVLRAGEMQRMTAGTGVRHSEMNNSDEEVHFLQIWILPERKGLPPDYEQKEFPLAERQGRFRLVVSPEGQDGSLKVNQDLRLYSTVLGRGEKTEYTLAPGRHAWLQVARGAGTLNGVALEAGDGVAISEESRLELSATEPLEALLFDLG; this is translated from the coding sequence ATGATGATCGTTCGGAATTCAGAAGCGCGCGGCCATGCGAACCACGGGTGGTTGGATTCCCATCACACCTTCTCGTTCGGGGACTACTACGACCCGTCCGCCATGGGCTTCCGCTCCCTGCGCGTCATCAACGAGGACCGGGTGGCCCCGCGCAGCGGCTTCGGCGCGCACCCCCACCGGGACATGGAGATCATCACCTACGTGCTCGACGGGCAGTTGGAGCACCGCGACAGCATGGGCTCGGTGGGCGTGCTGCGCGCCGGAGAGATGCAGCGGATGACGGCGGGCACGGGCGTGCGGCACAGCGAGATGAACAACTCGGACGAGGAGGTGCACTTCCTCCAGATCTGGATCCTCCCGGAGCGCAAGGGGCTGCCCCCCGACTACGAGCAGAAGGAGTTCCCGCTCGCGGAGCGCCAGGGCCGCTTCCGGCTGGTGGTGTCCCCCGAGGGACAGGACGGCTCGCTGAAGGTGAACCAGGACCTGCGGCTGTACAGCACCGTGCTGGGCCGGGGTGAGAAGACGGAGTACACCCTGGCGCCGGGGCGGCACGCGTGGCTGCAGGTGGCGCGCGGCGCGGGCACGCTCAACGGCGTGGCGCTCGAGGCCGGAGACGGCGTGGCCATCTCCGAGGAGTCGCGGCTGGAGCTCTCCGCGACCGAGCCGCTCGAGGCCCTGCTGTTCGATCTGGGCTGA
- a CDS encoding D-alanine--D-alanine ligase family protein → MSKRVGVLMGGWGEEREISLKTGEAMVAALESRGHEVVRVFAGPGLDRALRQAELDVAVLALHGRMGEDGKVQGLLELMGLPYTGSGVLASALAMNKPMAKQLFRLHNLPIPSGYSVSRAEAHRAAQLHGDLGFPCVVKPAFGGSSVGLSLVRDAEALGAAVALACRFGGEALVERRVLGREVTVGILGEEVLGTCEIATPREGFDYDAKYKGGSSYFLPARLSPTRQKNVESLALAAYRALGCRGYGRVDLICSDEENDVILEVNTLPGMTPTSLLPKIAAARGLDFPALMERILGLAARDEVEVAGMPALCAAEPTGEVRRVAG, encoded by the coding sequence ATGAGCAAGCGCGTGGGTGTCCTGATGGGGGGCTGGGGCGAGGAGCGGGAGATTTCCTTGAAGACGGGGGAGGCCATGGTGGCGGCCCTCGAGTCCCGTGGCCATGAGGTGGTCCGCGTCTTCGCCGGCCCCGGGTTGGATCGGGCGCTGCGCCAGGCCGAGCTCGATGTGGCCGTGCTGGCCCTCCATGGGCGCATGGGCGAGGACGGCAAGGTACAGGGTCTGCTGGAGTTGATGGGTTTGCCTTATACGGGCTCGGGGGTGCTGGCCTCCGCGCTGGCCATGAACAAGCCCATGGCCAAGCAACTTTTCCGGTTGCACAACCTGCCCATCCCCTCGGGCTACAGCGTGAGCCGCGCGGAGGCGCACCGGGCGGCGCAGTTGCATGGGGACCTGGGGTTTCCCTGCGTGGTGAAGCCCGCGTTCGGGGGCTCGTCGGTGGGGCTCTCCCTGGTGCGCGACGCCGAGGCACTTGGGGCCGCGGTGGCGCTGGCGTGCCGCTTCGGGGGCGAGGCCCTGGTGGAGCGCCGGGTGCTCGGCCGCGAGGTGACGGTGGGCATCCTCGGCGAGGAGGTGCTGGGCACGTGTGAGATCGCCACCCCGCGCGAGGGCTTCGACTACGACGCCAAGTACAAGGGGGGCTCGAGCTACTTCCTCCCCGCGCGCCTGTCGCCCACGCGCCAGAAGAACGTGGAGTCGCTGGCGCTCGCGGCCTACCGGGCCCTGGGCTGCCGCGGTTATGGCCGGGTGGACCTCATCTGCTCGGACGAGGAGAACGACGTCATCCTCGAGGTGAACACCCTGCCGGGGATGACGCCCACGAGCCTGTTGCCGAAGATCGCCGCCGCGCGGGGGCTGGACTTCCCCGCGCTGATGGAGCGCATCCTGGGGCTCGCCGCGCGCGACGAGGTGGAGGTGGCCGGAATGCCCGCGCTTTGCGCGGCGGAGCCTACTGGAGAGGTCAGGCGGGTGGCGGGTTGA